A single region of the Kiloniellales bacterium genome encodes:
- a CDS encoding glutamine synthetase family protein, protein MAGDQVTTMMAALKKMQARYLRFELPDLHGTSRTKVVPIDKVEAYARKGLNFYGGTIGLDSASGVIGGTGVAEEVAYRDQSLIPDPSSLRPVPWLPSTAKVVCDAQWGPGAPIKATPRSVLRGLLEAAAELGYDVMMGHEFEFYLLDPETRQPLFGGVHIFNATRNQYLPFLDGLLDTLQAAGIDVITHNCEYSPSQYEINFGPGIGLEGADKAFTFKNAIKELAHRNGLLATFMSKPASDMAGCGCHVHVSLINRKTRKPVFYKKGVPDGLNDEVRAFTRGILDHAKAIQALIGPTPNCYHRLKPHTFAPSNISWGIEDRTAMVRIKDPGEANCHIEMRAASGLSNPYLSVAAVIAAGLLGLKGKGKLPAQSKGPSEDDPKHEKLAGSLEEALDALEADKPLRKLLGEDFIQLFMAVKRAELARFRSHVTDWERNEYLEVY, encoded by the coding sequence ATGGCCGGCGATCAGGTCACGACGATGATGGCGGCGTTGAAGAAGATGCAGGCGCGTTACCTGCGCTTCGAGCTGCCGGATCTCCACGGTACCAGCCGGACCAAGGTGGTCCCGATCGACAAGGTCGAGGCCTATGCCCGCAAAGGGCTGAACTTCTATGGCGGCACCATTGGCCTCGACAGCGCCTCCGGCGTGATCGGCGGCACCGGCGTCGCCGAGGAGGTCGCCTACCGCGACCAGAGTCTGATCCCCGATCCTTCGAGCCTGCGCCCGGTGCCCTGGCTGCCCAGCACGGCCAAGGTGGTCTGCGATGCCCAGTGGGGCCCCGGCGCGCCGATCAAGGCGACGCCGCGCAGCGTGCTGCGCGGCCTGCTCGAGGCGGCCGCCGAGCTGGGCTACGACGTCATGATGGGCCACGAGTTCGAGTTCTACCTGCTGGACCCCGAGACCAGGCAGCCGCTGTTCGGCGGGGTGCATATCTTCAACGCGACCCGGAACCAGTACCTGCCCTTCCTGGACGGCCTGCTCGACACCCTGCAGGCGGCCGGGATCGACGTCATCACCCACAACTGCGAATACTCGCCCTCGCAGTACGAGATCAACTTCGGCCCCGGCATCGGCTTAGAGGGCGCGGACAAGGCCTTCACCTTCAAGAACGCGATTAAGGAGCTGGCCCACCGCAACGGCCTGCTGGCCACCTTCATGTCCAAGCCGGCCAGCGACATGGCCGGCTGCGGCTGCCACGTCCACGTCAGCCTGATCAACCGAAAGACCAGGAAACCGGTCTTCTACAAGAAGGGCGTGCCCGACGGCCTGAACGACGAAGTCCGGGCCTTCACCCGCGGCATCCTGGATCACGCCAAGGCGATCCAGGCCCTGATCGGGCCGACGCCGAACTGCTACCACCGCCTGAAGCCGCACACCTTCGCGCCCTCCAACATCTCCTGGGGGATCGAGGACCGGACCGCCATGGTCCGGATCAAGGACCCGGGCGAGGCCAACTGCCACATCGAGATGCGCGCCGCCTCGGGCCTCTCGAACCCCTACCTCTCGGTCGCCGCGGTGATCGCCGCCGGCCTGCTCGGTCTGAAGGGCAAGGGCAAGCTGCCGGCCCAGTCCAAGGGCCCCTCGGAAGACGATCCCAAGCACGAGAAGCTGGCTGGCAGCCTGGAAGAGGCGCTGGACGCCCTGGAGGCGGACAAGCCCCTGCGAAAGCTGTTGGGCGAGGACTTCATCCAGCTCTTCATGGCGGTGAAGCGCGCCGAACTGGCCCGCTTCCGCAGCCACGTCACAGACTGGGAACGCAACGAGTACCTCGAGGTCTACTGA
- the xylB gene encoding xylulokinase yields MACKKRTYLLGIDLGAGSLKATILDESGGPIGEASKPVATRNPKPGWSEQDPEDWWTALCGALPAALAAGKVEASDVAAVGISAGAHIAVLTDSDGKVLRPAILWNDQRSAAEAKDLHDRAGAEIVERSLNRANPTWTLAQLAWLKRHEPEVTDRTARLYIAKDHLRSRLTGDWTTDFSDVVGALMADATTRDWSPELCALIDWPTSTLPPVARPQDIAGRITEAAARATGLAAGTPVVVGSNDTTVELFGCGAVTPGEGAIKLATAGVVFLAVDRPEVHPPVSCYPHIVEGMWYMASGINACATAHRWVRDRFFADLDPETAFAEMDRLAAAVPPGSEGLLFHPYLQGERAPHWDPKLRGDFLGLTLAHERAHFARACYEGIALALTDVLREARRLSGAEFGALRLLGGGARSATWRQIIADTTGLPILQPGNGDASFGAALVAGLGVGVFASPRDAARCATVVAAANPDPQGQATYARLFSLYDDARRKLTEINHALGEGSRETT; encoded by the coding sequence ATGGCGTGCAAGAAACGGACCTACCTGCTCGGCATCGACCTCGGGGCCGGCAGCCTCAAGGCCACGATCCTCGACGAGTCCGGCGGCCCGATCGGCGAGGCCAGCAAGCCCGTCGCGACCCGGAATCCCAAGCCCGGCTGGTCGGAGCAGGATCCCGAGGACTGGTGGACGGCACTGTGCGGCGCCCTGCCCGCGGCCCTGGCCGCCGGCAAGGTTGAAGCCAGCGACGTTGCAGCGGTCGGGATCTCGGCGGGCGCCCACATCGCGGTGCTGACCGATTCGGACGGCAAGGTGCTGCGCCCGGCGATTCTCTGGAACGACCAGCGCAGCGCCGCCGAGGCCAAGGACCTACACGATCGGGCTGGCGCGGAGATCGTCGAGCGCTCGCTGAACCGGGCCAACCCGACCTGGACCCTGGCTCAACTCGCCTGGCTTAAGCGGCACGAGCCGGAGGTCACGGACAGGACCGCCCGTCTCTACATCGCCAAGGACCACCTGCGCAGCCGCCTGACCGGCGACTGGACCACCGACTTCTCCGACGTCGTCGGCGCCCTGATGGCCGACGCGACGACGCGGGACTGGTCGCCCGAGCTCTGCGCTCTGATCGATTGGCCCACGAGCACCCTGCCCCCGGTGGCCCGCCCGCAGGACATCGCCGGGCGGATCACCGAGGCGGCGGCCCGGGCCACGGGCCTCGCCGCCGGCACGCCCGTGGTCGTGGGCTCCAACGACACCACGGTCGAGCTCTTCGGCTGCGGCGCGGTGACGCCCGGCGAAGGCGCGATCAAGCTGGCGACCGCAGGCGTCGTCTTCCTCGCGGTCGACCGCCCCGAGGTGCATCCGCCGGTCTCCTGCTACCCGCACATCGTCGAGGGCATGTGGTACATGGCCTCGGGCATCAACGCCTGCGCCACGGCGCACCGTTGGGTCCGCGATCGCTTCTTCGCCGACCTCGATCCCGAGACCGCCTTCGCCGAGATGGACCGCCTCGCCGCCGCGGTCCCGCCGGGCTCGGAGGGCCTGCTTTTCCATCCCTATCTGCAGGGCGAGCGGGCGCCGCACTGGGATCCGAAGCTGCGCGGCGACTTCCTGGGGCTGACGCTCGCGCACGAGCGCGCGCACTTCGCCCGCGCCTGCTACGAAGGCATCGCTCTGGCCCTGACCGACGTACTGCGCGAGGCCAGGCGCCTCTCGGGCGCCGAGTTCGGCGCCCTGCGCCTGCTCGGCGGCGGCGCCCGTAGCGCGACCTGGCGCCAGATCATCGCCGACACCACCGGACTGCCGATTCTGCAGCCCGGCAACGGCGACGCCTCCTTCGGCGCCGCCCTGGTCGCCGGCCTCGGCGTCGGGGTCTTCGCCTCGCCACGGGACGCCGCCCGTTGCGCAACGGTCGTCGCCGCGGCCAACCCGGACCCCCAGGGCCAGGCCACCTATGCCCGGCTCTTCTCCCTCTACGACGACGC
- a CDS encoding SDR family oxidoreductase — protein sequence MRLQGKRALITGAGAGIGQESARRFAREGAALALADLDLAAVEAVAAEIRAAGGEATEIQVDVSDEASAQAMVAAAEGALGGLDIAFNNAGIMLAEDRGPEDTPLEIWHKTLAVNLTGVFLCCRHEIPALRRSGGGAILNMSSLVAYMGAAEPQLAYTASKGGVLALTREIAVQYGRAGIRANALCPGPVGTAMTDALFDTPEKLERRRVHMPMGRFAKPEEVAEVALFLVSDAASYVTGAGWLVDGGIASAYVTAE from the coding sequence ATGCGCTTGCAAGGCAAACGGGCCCTGATCACCGGGGCCGGCGCCGGCATCGGGCAGGAGTCGGCGCGGCGTTTCGCGCGCGAAGGCGCCGCGCTCGCGCTGGCCGACCTCGACCTGGCGGCCGTCGAGGCGGTCGCCGCCGAGATCCGGGCCGCGGGCGGGGAAGCGACAGAGATTCAAGTTGACGTCTCCGACGAGGCCTCGGCCCAGGCCATGGTCGCGGCCGCGGAGGGGGCGCTGGGCGGCCTCGACATCGCCTTCAACAACGCCGGAATCATGCTGGCCGAGGACCGGGGCCCGGAGGACACGCCGCTCGAGATCTGGCACAAGACCCTGGCGGTCAACCTGACCGGGGTCTTTCTATGCTGCCGCCATGAGATCCCGGCCCTTAGGCGCAGCGGCGGCGGCGCGATCCTCAACATGTCCTCCCTGGTCGCCTACATGGGGGCCGCCGAGCCGCAGCTCGCCTACACCGCCAGCAAGGGCGGCGTACTGGCCCTGACCCGGGAGATCGCCGTGCAGTACGGCCGTGCCGGGATCCGCGCCAACGCGCTCTGCCCGGGCCCGGTCGGCACGGCAATGACCGACGCGCTCTTCGACACGCCGGAGAAGCTGGAGCGGCGCCGGGTCCACATGCCGATGGGCCGCTTCGCTAAGCCCGAGGAGGTCGCCGAGGTCGCGCTCTTCCTGGTCTCCGACGCGGCCAGCTACGTCACCGGCGCCGGCTGGCTGGTCGACGGCGGCATTGCCTCGGCCTACGTCACCGCGGAATAG
- a CDS encoding ribbon-helix-helix protein, CopG family, which translates to MKRLERIAAERGTSASEILRQAIESFDSQDAETLDSLDLMALVAERLQEAIASTRRANFAVSKTLQALSKRGV; encoded by the coding sequence GTGAAACGCCTTGAACGCATAGCGGCCGAACGCGGCACCTCGGCTTCCGAAATCCTGCGCCAAGCGATTGAATCCTTCGACTCCCAGGATGCCGAGACCTTGGACTCTCTTGACCTCATGGCCTTGGTCGCGGAACGTCTTCAGGAAGCGATTGCCTCGACGCGCCGGGCCAACTTCGCCGTCAGCAAGACCCTGCAAGCTCTCAGCAAAAGAGGGGTCTGA